The proteins below are encoded in one region of Pontibacter deserti:
- a CDS encoding peptidylprolyl isomerase, giving the protein MKTAEIHTGKGVMKVEFYEKDAPKTVDNFISLAKKGFYDGLTFHRVIPDFVIQGGCPNSREGAKGVPGTGGPGYKIDCELTGENQYHDRGVLSMAHAGRNTGGSQFFICHSRKNTAHLDRNHTCFGKVVEGLDVIDQIKANDKIEKIVVNEA; this is encoded by the coding sequence ATGAAAACCGCAGAAATACATACTGGCAAAGGAGTAATGAAAGTAGAATTCTACGAAAAAGACGCTCCTAAAACAGTTGATAATTTTATATCGCTTGCTAAAAAAGGCTTTTACGATGGCCTTACTTTTCACCGTGTAATTCCTGATTTCGTGATACAGGGTGGTTGCCCTAACTCCCGCGAAGGTGCTAAAGGCGTACCGGGAACAGGTGGCCCGGGCTACAAGATTGATTGCGAACTTACCGGCGAAAACCAATACCACGACCGTGGTGTGTTAAGTATGGCGCACGCTGGCCGTAACACTGGTGGCTCACAATTCTTTATCTGCCACAGCCGCAAAAACACTGCACACTTAGATCGTAACCACACTTGCTTTGGTAAAGTAGTGGAAGGCCTGGATGTGATTGACCAGATCAAAGCAAACGACAAAATAGAGAAGATTGTAGTGAACGAAGCATAA
- a CDS encoding fasciclin domain-containing protein codes for MKKVNIMLYGLGLLCSASLLVGCGSDEEKHQENEMQEQSMEPNPGSQQEAKNTEPTTDGRQTGEGDGPVNPQIGGYETTPSQSIPENAESTTDLSTFISAVKAAGLLNTLNGTGPYTVFAPSNEAFNALPGGTLEDLMKPENKKQLTDLLNNHVVAGKLDGAALQTGSSVKTLGNNQLQISKKGDMIMINGAEVNKENIPSSNGVIHIIDKVLVVSENKK; via the coding sequence ATGAAAAAAGTGAATATAATGCTTTATGGCCTGGGCCTGTTGTGCAGTGCTTCCTTGTTGGTTGGCTGCGGCAGCGATGAAGAAAAGCACCAGGAGAACGAAATGCAGGAGCAGAGCATGGAGCCAAATCCGGGCTCTCAGCAGGAAGCTAAAAATACTGAACCTACAACAGATGGCCGGCAGACCGGAGAAGGTGACGGCCCGGTAAACCCCCAGATCGGTGGCTATGAAACTACACCATCTCAGTCTATCCCCGAAAATGCGGAATCCACCACTGACCTTTCTACATTTATTTCAGCTGTTAAAGCAGCCGGCTTACTAAATACCCTGAATGGTACGGGTCCTTATACAGTGTTTGCTCCATCAAACGAAGCTTTTAATGCTTTACCGGGTGGTACGCTGGAAGACCTGATGAAGCCTGAAAACAAGAAACAGCTCACCGACCTGTTGAACAACCACGTGGTAGCAGGCAAACTGGATGGCGCTGCACTTCAGACAGGTTCCAGTGTAAAAACATTAGGCAACAATCAATTACAGATCTCTAAAAAAGGAGATATGATAATGATCAATGGTGCTGAAGTAAACAAAGAAAATATTCCTAGCAGCAACGGTGTCATCCATATCATAGATAAGGTGCTGGTGGTATCTGAAAACAAGAAGTAA
- a CDS encoding SDR family oxidoreductase, translating into MKLDNANILITGGTLGIGHATAELLIRHGANVAITGRDEKRTHRAARSLGALPITADVADFGDVKHTFSTFLNEFGRLDALINNAGIGMYKPLDELTLEDFEQVYRVNVFGAAMMAAAAASIFKTQKYGNIINIGSTAATKGYEGGSVYASSKAALRSMTQSWQAELRRYNVRVMLINPSEVTTAFGREDRKERHPEPHKLRGQEIAWAIKSALEMDNRGFIPELAVWATNPF; encoded by the coding sequence ATGAAACTTGATAATGCTAATATCCTGATAACAGGTGGCACGCTCGGTATTGGACATGCAACTGCTGAACTGCTGATCAGACACGGCGCAAATGTTGCTATTACCGGTCGTGACGAAAAGCGGACACACAGAGCAGCCCGCTCATTGGGCGCGCTGCCTATCACAGCCGATGTTGCAGATTTTGGCGACGTAAAACACACCTTCTCCACTTTCCTGAATGAGTTTGGCCGGCTTGATGCCCTGATTAACAACGCCGGTATCGGGATGTATAAGCCGCTTGATGAGCTAACCTTGGAGGATTTTGAGCAGGTTTACCGGGTAAATGTATTTGGTGCAGCCATGATGGCCGCCGCAGCTGCCAGTATTTTTAAAACACAGAAGTATGGCAACATCATTAATATAGGTTCTACGGCTGCTACCAAAGGCTACGAAGGCGGCTCCGTGTATGCATCATCTAAAGCCGCACTGCGCAGCATGACCCAAAGCTGGCAGGCAGAACTACGCAGGTATAATGTACGGGTTATGCTGATAAACCCCAGCGAAGTTACCACAGCTTTTGGCCGGGAAGACAGGAAAGAACGTCATCCTGAGCCACACAAACTGCGTGGCCAGGAAATAGCCTGGGCAATTAAAAGCGCCCTGGAAATGGATAACCGCGGCTTTATACCTGAGTTGGCTGTCTGGGCTACAAATCCGTTCTAA
- the rsgA gene encoding ribosome small subunit-dependent GTPase A, whose amino-acid sequence MKGVVVKSTGSWYLVRDAEGKLHRARLRGKFKIKGLKVSNPLAVGDRVEFEVETTGEDTAVIHKIEDRENYIIRQSTHKTAYSHIIAANIDQALLIVTLVSPRTSFGFMDRFLVTAEAYDIPTILVFNKTDLYDDEMRDYQRQISHMYQQIGYSSMTVSAKTNEGIEEMGKLLQGKTTLLSGHSGVGKSTLINLIVPDLELKTSEISDFSDKGVHTTTFAEMFEINNTTFIIDTPGIKELGIVDIPKNQLGHFFPEMRERLNQCRFNNCTHFNEPGCAIIEAVRHNEISLTRYESYLSMLMGEDNRK is encoded by the coding sequence ATGAAAGGAGTTGTAGTAAAATCTACGGGATCGTGGTACCTTGTTCGGGATGCCGAGGGAAAGCTGCACCGGGCACGTCTGCGTGGCAAGTTCAAGATAAAAGGCTTAAAGGTAAGTAACCCGCTGGCTGTTGGCGACCGTGTTGAGTTTGAAGTGGAAACGACCGGCGAAGATACCGCTGTTATCCATAAGATTGAAGACCGGGAAAATTACATCATCCGCCAGAGCACGCACAAAACTGCTTACTCGCACATAATTGCTGCCAACATAGACCAAGCACTACTTATAGTTACTCTGGTTTCGCCCCGCACATCCTTCGGCTTTATGGATCGTTTTCTGGTTACTGCCGAAGCCTATGACATCCCGACTATACTTGTATTTAACAAGACCGACCTGTACGACGACGAGATGCGCGACTACCAGCGCCAGATCAGCCACATGTACCAGCAGATCGGGTACAGCAGCATGACGGTTTCTGCAAAAACCAACGAAGGCATAGAAGAGATGGGTAAGCTCCTGCAGGGCAAAACCACATTGCTTTCAGGTCACTCAGGTGTCGGAAAATCTACACTTATCAATTTGATAGTTCCAGACCTGGAGCTGAAAACTTCTGAAATTTCCGATTTCTCTGATAAAGGGGTACATACCACCACGTTCGCTGAGATGTTTGAAATCAACAATACGACCTTCATTATCGATACCCCAGGTATAAAAGAACTTGGTATAGTAGATATTCCTAAAAACCAGTTGGGGCATTTCTTCCCGGAGATGCGCGAGCGCCTGAACCAGTGCCGCTTTAACAACTGCACCCATTTTAACGAACCCGGCTGTGCCATTATAGAAGCCGTCCGCCACAACGAAATTTCATTAACCCGCTACGAAAGCTATCTGAGCATGCTGATGGGCGAAGACAACCGGAAGTAA